CTGGTCAGGTGATAGCCTTCCGTCTTGGCCAGGAGCCAGTGCAGGCCGATCGTTTCGAGACCCGCATCGGCGATCGTTCGGCGAATTTCGGCGCGGCGATCCTTTCCCAACATGGTGATCAAGGGGGCCAGCGTGAAGGGGGCCAGCTCGATCCCTTCGTACCCGATCGACTTGACCTCGGCACAGGTCCGTGCCAGGTCCCATCCTTCGAACAACTCATTGCAAATGCCAAATCGAATCATTGCGTTGTCCTGTTCCGATGAGAAAGAGAATTCGATCGAATGATGGCGTCCGATCAACAACGAAGAGTCAGTCGCGGTGAGTCGATTCCGTCACTCCGGGACGGCTCGATTCCCCCCATTGCCCGATGAGCTTGCGTCACACCCCCGCCGATTGCTCTGCCGAGGCAACCGTGTTGGCCAGCAGCATCGCGATGGTCATGGGGCCGACTCCTCCCGGAACCGGCGAGATCCACGAGGCCACCTCGGCGGCCTCGTCGAACACGACATCGCCGCAAAGGCTGCCGTCCTCCTTCCGGTGAATCCCCACGTCTACCACCACCGCCCCCGGCTTGATCCAGTCTCCCCGGACAAACTCGGGCCGCCCGACCGCCGCGATCAGCACGTCCGCCTCTCGAACGATCTCCGAAATCTCCTGGCTGGCCGAGTGGCAGACCGTGACCGTCGCGTCGCCGAACGCACCCTTCTGGAGCAACAGCAGTGCCATCGGCTTGCCGACAATGTTCGACCTTCCTAGCACCACCGCTCGTTTACCCTTCGTCTCGATTCCGTGCCGGCGCAGCAGTTCAACAACCCCCAGCGGCGTACACGACGCGAACCTCGGCCGACCGATCGCCAGCAGGCCGACGTTTTCCGGGTGAAACCCGTCCACGTCCTTGCTCGGGCTCACCCGGTCGATCACCCGGTTCGGGTCAATCTGATTGGGCAAGGGCAACTGCACGAGAATCCCATCCACCGCCGGGTCGTCGTTCAGCCGATCGACGACCGCCAGCAGTTTCTCTTCACTCGTTGCGGACGGGAGGCGATGGACGGTCCCCTCCATTCCCACCTCTCGCGCCGCCTTCTCCTTGTTTCTGACATAGATCGCACTGGCCGGATCATCCCCGACCAGCACCGCCGTCAGGCCGGGCACCTTCCCCCGCTGTTCCCGAAGCACCGCCACCCGATCTCGAAGTTCGAGGCGAATCGCTCGGGCCGTCTCTTTCCCATCGAGGATCTGCGCCGGCACCACTCTCGCTCCCATCCCTTCACCCGACTCCGCCGATCGGCCCGGCTCGCCACGGTGAACTCACTCGATTGTCCTGTGGATTGTCCCCAAAAGGCCCCCGATGGGCCGAGTTCCCCTCGTCGAGCGTTCAATCGTCTGGAGGCCCCAAGAGTGACGGCTCGTCGCCGCAACTGCCAGGGTTCCTGGTCCGACCGAGCCGACGACGCAACGCCTCTCAGCCTTGGCGAGGAATGCGCAGCGGAGTTCCTCGGAGCGCAATCCCCCTCCGCGATGCGATTGCGGAGCGATCAGGGGTCGATCTCTCGCGCTCCCCGTCCTCCCTCAGGTCAAGGGCCGAGTATATCCCCCCCTCCCCGTTCCGGCGACCCCTCGCCGAATCTCCACCGATTGGATCAACTTTTCCTGACTATTGCTCCTCATTTCCACGATGATGTGAGAGATGCGCGATTCTCCCGAGCCGCACCTTGTCCCAACACGACCCGTTCGCCCCTCCGGTTTCTCAACCTTCATCCCAGTTCAGACGCACCACGATAATCGAAACCTCACTCTCGAACACCCAACGCTTCGGAACACCACCCGTTTGACGGAACGAACCGAGATGAATCACGCGAAGCGCTGTCTCTTGAACCACTTGGAACATCGCTCCCAGCGAGAATCGAGCGCACCTCGCGCGCACCGGTTGGCGCACCCTTGGCTCGATTCGGTGCCGCCCCCACATCCTCGTGCGACGGACTACCGCATACGGACGCTCCAGGCACTTCGCCCCGCCCTCGAGCGCGTGGGCCCGATCCCCAGCCCCCGACAACACTCCTGCCGTTTGACGAAACGAACCGACACGAATCTCCACAACCTCCTTGACGACAACAGGTTGAAAGACGACGCCCAAGAACAATCAAGCGCACCGGAGGCGCACCGGAGGCGCACCGACAGGCGCACAGTGAGCGCACCGCGGCTGATCCAAGGAAAGTCACTCCTGCGCACCAAGCCCCTCATCTTCCCCAAACAGGTTCCTCAAACGCCCCCGTCCTCAACCCTTCCGGCCTCTCAGCACCCTGGAATTCTTGCCAACAATCGATTACGCAACCCCAAGAACGTCCCCCGAAACAAACGAACTCGACTGCTCACAAATTCTTGAGAATTCATGACGTTACGCCGAATCCTGAGACGCTCACCCTGGCGCACCTCAAGGCGCCCCGAGGGCGCACCGGGAGGCGCACCTTGCAGCGAATCCTGGCCGAACAGTCGTCTGTTGGCACAGGAATCACCTCGCTGTCTCAATTCACGAAAACCGTTCCGCGATCCCTTGGTAAGATAAGACGGGTAGCCAGTTCC
The Tautonia marina DNA segment above includes these coding regions:
- the folD gene encoding bifunctional methylenetetrahydrofolate dehydrogenase/methenyltetrahydrofolate cyclohydrolase FolD, producing MPAQILDGKETARAIRLELRDRVAVLREQRGKVPGLTAVLVGDDPASAIYVRNKEKAAREVGMEGTVHRLPSATSEEKLLAVVDRLNDDPAVDGILVQLPLPNQIDPNRVIDRVSPSKDVDGFHPENVGLLAIGRPRFASCTPLGVVELLRRHGIETKGKRAVVLGRSNIVGKPMALLLLQKGAFGDATVTVCHSASQEISEIVREADVLIAAVGRPEFVRGDWIKPGAVVVDVGIHRKEDGSLCGDVVFDEAAEVASWISPVPGGVGPMTIAMLLANTVASAEQSAGV